GCATAATTTATTTTTTAATGAAATTGAAACAAACAAGTGAAACTTCGCTTGTTTTTTCTTTGTCAAAAAAACAGAATAGACAGGCAAATCCGCTGTCTGACAAGGTTTTTATGACTTTCAGAAATATTCCAGAAAATCACCCTCCTTTTTTATAATAGTCGAAAAAAGCCGTTCTGACGGTCTTTTGGGTTTGACAAAGTGACCACACGATGTTATACTGTGATGGTCTTTTAAGTGACAACTTTATAAAATAAACATGTAGTCACTTTTGCAAAAGGAGAAATACGTTGAATAAACTAGAAGTAAAACATTTGACTAAAATTTTCGGAAAAAGGCAAAAGCAGGCACTAGAAATGGTGCAGCAAGCCAAAAGCAAAACGGAAATTTTAGAAAAAACCGGTGCTACTGTCGGAGTTTACGATGTAAACTTTGAGGTTCAAACCGGAGAAATTTTTGTCATCATGGGACTGTCCGGTAGTGGGAAGTCTACCCTTATCCGCCTGCTTAACCGATTGATTGACCCGACATCAGGCGACATTTACATCGACGGCCAAGATGTGGCTAAGATGAACGAAGAGGAGCTGCGTGAGGTTCGGCGCCACAAGCTCAATATGGTCTTTCAGAACTTCGGACTCTTCCCGCATCGGACTATTCTAGAAAATACTGAGTTCGGTCTGGAAGTCCGAGGTGTTGATAAAGAGGAGCGCACGCGCCTAGCTGAACAAGCTCTGGACAATGCCGGTCTCCTGTCCTTCAAGGATCAATACCCCGATCAGCTCTCCGGTGGGATGCAGCAGCGGGTTGGCTTAGCTCGAGCTTTGGCCAACAATCCTGATATTCTGCTCATGGACGAGGCCTTCTCAGCTCTAGACCCCCTTATCCGCCGAGAAATGCAGGATGAGTTACTAGATCTGCAGGCAGAGCATGAGCGTACTATTATTTTTATCACCCACGATCTCAATGAGGCCCTGCGTATCGGTGACCGTATTGCTATTATGGCAGACGGTCAGATTATGCAGATTGGCACTGGTGAGGAAATATTGACCAATCCAGCCAATGACTTCGTTCGAGAGTTCGTTGAAGATGTGGACCGCTCCAAGGTCTTGACTGCCCAGAATATCATGACAACGCCACTGACCACCAACATTGACATTGATGGACCTACCGTGGCTCTCAATCGCATGAAAAAAGAAGAGGTCAGTATGCTGCTGGCTGTGGATAGGAAGCGGCAGCTCAAGGGCAGTCTAACTGCCGAAGCCGCCCGCGATGCCCGCAAGCAGCATCAAGCACTGGCTGAAGTGATTGATAAGAACGTACGCAAGGTTACTCAGGAAACCCTGATTACCGATATTTTCCCGCTGATCTACGATTCACCAGCGCCTCTGGCCGTTGTAGATGATAAGGACAAGTTAGTCGGCGTTATTATCAAAGGTCGAGTCATCGAAGCCTTGGCCAATACTACTGAATCTGAAGAATAAGGGAGGTTCGCATTTTGGATATTTTACAACAGCCAATCCCCGTTTCTCAATGGGTTGAGGCCTTTACTAACTGGGTAACTGATACCTTCTCCGGACTTTTCTTGATCCTTCAGGCTATCGGAAATGCCATCATGAATGGAATGACAGATACCCTGCTCTTCATTCCGCCCCTGCTCTTCATCGCAGTCATCACTATCTTTACCTATTTGATTTCCAAGTGTAAGCTAGGGCTACCCCTGCTCACCTTCCTAGGCCTGTTCTTTGTTTACAACCAAGGTCTCTGGGAAAATCTTATGAACACTGTGACCTTGGTCATCGTCTCCAGTGCCATTTCCATTATCATCGGTATTCCACTGGGGATTTGGATGGCTAAGAGCAACCGTGTCGAAGCCATTATCAAACCCTTACTGGACTTTATGCAGACCATGCCGGCCTTTGTCTACCTGATACCTGCCGTGGCCTTCTTCGGTATTGGTATGGTGCCTGGGGTCTTTGCCTCTGTCATCTTTGCCCTGCCACCGACTGTCCGCTTTACAAATCTAGCCATTCGTCAGATTCCAACCGAGCTAATCGAAGCGTCAGACTCTTTTGGGGGCACTGGCAAGCAGAAGCTCTTCAAAGTCGAGCTGCCTCTGGCTAAAAATACCATCCTAGCTGGAGTCAATCAGACCATCATGCTGGCTCTGTCCATGGTCGTTACTGCCTCTATGATTGGGGCGCCAGGGCTTGGCCGCGGCGTTCTTTCCGCCCTGCAGCATGCCGACATCGGTTCCGGCTTTGTCAATGGGGTATCTCTAGTTATCCTGGCCATTATCATTGACCGCCTGACCCAAAAGCTCAACCAGCCTCTGGCTAAAAAATCACCGGTCACTGCCAAGGAAAAACGCAACAAGATTATGCTCTGGTCTGCTCTGGCTGCTGTCATCCTGACAGCCTTTGTCGGAAATCAAGTGACCAAGCTTCAGCAAAGCAAAAAAGAAAAGGTCAACCTTGCCTATGTTGAATGGGACTCCGAAGTTGCCTCAACCAATGTCGTAGCGGAAGCTCTCAAGGAAATGGGTTACGATGTCACCATCACACCGCTGGACAATGCCGTTATGTGGAAGTCCGTTGCTAATGGCGAAGCCGATGCCATGGTTTCTGCCTGGTTGCCGACCACCCACGCTGCTCTCTATGAGGAGTACAAGGACAAGCTAGTGGACTTGGGGCCAAACCTTGAGGGCGTTAAAACAGGGCTAGTCGTACCAAGCTATATGGATGCCGACTCCATCGAAGACCTGTCAGACCAAGCAAAGAAAACCATCACAGGTATTGAGCCCGGTGCTGGTATCATGACCGCGACTGAGAAGACTTTGCAAGAATACAGCAATCTCAGTGGCTGGAATCTTTCTTCTTCCTCAACAGGAGCCATGACCACTGCTCTGGATCAAGCTATTAAGAATAAAGAAGATATCATCGTAACCGGCTGGTCACCTCACTGGATGTTCTCCAAATACGACCTCAAATACCTCAAGGATCCTAAAGGAAGCATGGGTGGCAAGGAAGCTATCCACACTATGACTCGAAAAAATCTAGACAAGGACTTACCAGAAGTCAATAAGGTCCTAGACAACTTCAACTGGACTCAAAAGGACATGGAAGAAGTCATGCTTAAGATTAACGAAGGCAGCTCACCAGAAGCTGCAGCCAAAGAGTGGATCAAAAACCACCAGAAAGAAGTCGAAAGCTGGAGGAAATAAAAGCATAGAAAACCCTGAGATAACAGTATCTCAGGTTTTTTGATTGGCTTCTTCCTTGCCTTACAAGACTTTGGCATCTTTTAAAGATTTCTTCTATTTGGAGCATCATTCTTTAATAGCATCTTCGTATCTGTCAAAGGCATAGTGGCTCTGTGCGTAGAGTGGATTATCCATGGCCAATAGCAAGTATTCGTTTTCTGTTTTATTGCTGTCTCCATCAGAGTCATTCCAGGTAACATCTAAAGCCAGCCACTGACCATCTACTTTTGCGAAGTTCCAAGCATGCGGGTCAAAATCATCTGTATTTCCACTCACATACATGGTTTCGAGACCAGCTTCCTGAGCAAGAGCCTGGAAGGTTACAGCATAAGCTTGACAAACTCCCTTACCCTCAAATAGCGGACCAGTAATATCAAAACTAGAAGCATACTTACGAACAACGTCCTGCATATCTTTATATGCTTTTGAAATAGCCTCTTCTGATTCTTTATTCTCAATAGATTTTTTATAATTTAAGATGCCTTGGTAAGCAGTCTTATCATAGCTAATATGCTCAATTAAATACTGATTAATTGCCTCAATCTTTTCTCGGTCGCTCATCTGGTCTTTGATGATGTCTTTGACAATCTCTTTGACCTTTTTACGGGCTTTCTTATATTTGGCTGTTTCGTCAGCATCATATTTAAAGTGTACCACACGCTGCTTGCCATCAATGGTAGGGAGCACTCCCTGCTGAATTACCGGATTTTGATCCAAGACATCGCTAATCAATTCACTGACATCTCCTTCACTCAGCTCTGGAAACTCACTGTAATCGACATATTCTGCATCGGACAGAAGGGCCTTGGCAAAATATTCCTGCGCTGCACTTCTGGCTGCCACTCTTTCCTCAATATCACTAACATCATGAACGACTGTTTTACCCTTGAGATCCAAGTCAGCCTGCTCTACACTGATATATTTCTCTGAAACACCAGACTTGCTTTCCTCTTTATTGACCTTTTCATTATGCTTATCTACAACAGGCTGGACTTCTTCGACACTGGCCTGTTCAATGAAAAAGTCCGTTTTGACAGTAGGCATGCCCTTGATAGAGACCAGACATCTGACATCCCGACCTTCTTTTTCAATTTTTTCATAGACGATTGGAAAGTTCTGAGTCTGGCCATCCATCATCTGCAGTGGTGCTTCTTCAGGAATGTTTCCCTTCTGCCGTAGGGCGGAAACCTGGTCAGAAAAAGTCCGAAAATCGATTTGATTCGGCATCAGTTT
This window of the Streptococcus sanguinis genome carries:
- a CDS encoding quaternary amine ABC transporter ATP-binding protein, with the translated sequence MNKLEVKHLTKIFGKRQKQALEMVQQAKSKTEILEKTGATVGVYDVNFEVQTGEIFVIMGLSGSGKSTLIRLLNRLIDPTSGDIYIDGQDVAKMNEEELREVRRHKLNMVFQNFGLFPHRTILENTEFGLEVRGVDKEERTRLAEQALDNAGLLSFKDQYPDQLSGGMQQRVGLARALANNPDILLMDEAFSALDPLIRREMQDELLDLQAEHERTIIFITHDLNEALRIGDRIAIMADGQIMQIGTGEEILTNPANDFVREFVEDVDRSKVLTAQNIMTTPLTTNIDIDGPTVALNRMKKEEVSMLLAVDRKRQLKGSLTAEAARDARKQHQALAEVIDKNVRKVTQETLITDIFPLIYDSPAPLAVVDDKDKLVGVIIKGRVIEALANTTESEE
- a CDS encoding ABC transporter permease/substrate binding protein gives rise to the protein MDILQQPIPVSQWVEAFTNWVTDTFSGLFLILQAIGNAIMNGMTDTLLFIPPLLFIAVITIFTYLISKCKLGLPLLTFLGLFFVYNQGLWENLMNTVTLVIVSSAISIIIGIPLGIWMAKSNRVEAIIKPLLDFMQTMPAFVYLIPAVAFFGIGMVPGVFASVIFALPPTVRFTNLAIRQIPTELIEASDSFGGTGKQKLFKVELPLAKNTILAGVNQTIMLALSMVVTASMIGAPGLGRGVLSALQHADIGSGFVNGVSLVILAIIIDRLTQKLNQPLAKKSPVTAKEKRNKIMLWSALAAVILTAFVGNQVTKLQQSKKEKVNLAYVEWDSEVASTNVVAEALKEMGYDVTITPLDNAVMWKSVANGEADAMVSAWLPTTHAALYEEYKDKLVDLGPNLEGVKTGLVVPSYMDADSIEDLSDQAKKTITGIEPGAGIMTATEKTLQEYSNLSGWNLSSSSTGAMTTALDQAIKNKEDIIVTGWSPHWMFSKYDLKYLKDPKGSMGGKEAIHTMTRKNLDKDLPEVNKVLDNFNWTQKDMEEVMLKINEGSSPEAAAKEWIKNHQKEVESWRK